The following proteins come from a genomic window of Rutidosis leptorrhynchoides isolate AG116_Rl617_1_P2 chromosome 10, CSIRO_AGI_Rlap_v1, whole genome shotgun sequence:
- the LOC139872880 gene encoding glyoxylate/hydroxypyruvate/pyruvate reductase 2KGR-like, with protein MEAMGVLMTFPMNPYLEEQLDSRFNLFRLWNFPDQKDFFKNNASSIRAAAVNTNIGANQELIDSLPGLEIVASCSGGLDKVDLEYCKKKGIRVTNTPDVLTDDVADVAIGLILALLRKICECDGYVKAGLWNKGLGRIGAAIAKRAEAFNCPISYYSRLRKPESKYNYFSGVVELASNCDILVVSCALTEETHHIVNRDVINALGPNGFLINIGRGSHVDEPELVSALIEGRLAGAGLDVFENEPNVSEELFSLDNVVLLPHVVTGTVQTRNAMADIVIGNLEAHFLNKPFLTPVI; from the exons ATGGAAGCCATGGGTGTATTAATGACATTCCCCATGAATCCTTACCTCGAAGAACAACTCGATAGCCGCTTCAATCTCTTCCGTTTGTGGAATTTTCCAGACCAGAAAGACTTCTTCAAAAACAATGCTAGTTCTATCCGAGCAGCTGCAGTAAACACGAATATTGGTGCCAACCAAGAATTGATTGACTCATTGCCGGGTTTGGAGATCGTAGCAAGTTGCAGTGGAGGATTAGACAAGGTTGATTTGGAGTATTGTAAGAAAAAGGGGATTAGAGTTACTAATACACCTGATGTTTTGACTGATGATGTTGCTGACGTGGCAATCGGATTGATATTAGCTTTGTTGAGAAAGATTTGTGAATGTGATGGGTATGTTAAGGCTGGGTTGTGGAACAAAG GTTTGGGCAGAATCGGCGCAGCAATTGCAAAGAGAGCTGAAGCATTCAACTGTCCCATCAGTTACTACTCGAGATTACGTAAACCAGAATCAAAATACAACTACTTTTCCGGTGTCGTTGAATTGGCTTCAAATTGTGACATTTTGGTTGTGTCATGTGCGCTAACAGAAGAAACCCATCACATTGTTAATCGTGATGTTATCAATGCGTTAGGTCCTAATGGCTTTCTCATTAACATTGGCAGGGGGTCACACGTAGATGAACCAGAATTGGTATCTGCTCTTATTGAAGGTCGGTTAGCTGGTGCTGGTCTTGATGTGTTTGAGAATGAACCAAATGTGTCTGAGGAGCTGTTTAGTCTTGATAATGTAGTCTTGTTACCGCATGTCGTGACTGGCACTGTCCAGACACGAAACGCAATGGCTGATATTGTTATTGGGAACCTAGAGGCTCACTTTTTAAATAAGCCTTTTTTAACTCCAGTGATTTAA
- the LOC139872084 gene encoding hydroxyphenylpyruvate reductase-like isoform X1 — translation MEANGEAKLGGLLDAIQPPRLEDAGLEDCALAPDSIQEAFLKASNLAKQPTNTMEPRGVLMTYPMSSYLQQQLDNRFNVFYLWNITNRVEFFNENSGSIRAVVGDTNVGANRELIDSLPALEIVSTFSVGLDKIDLEYCKKKGIKVTNTPDVLTDDVADLAIGLILATSRRICECDRYVKAGLWKKGDFRLTTKFSGKKVGIIGLGRIGTAIAKRAEAFNCTVSYYSRSQKPESKYNYFPSVVELASNSDILVVACALTEETRHIVNREVINALGPDGLLINIGRGPHVDERELVYALVEGRLGGAGLDVFENEPNVPEELFGLDNVVLVAHVGSATVETGKAMADLVVRNLEAHFSNKPLLTPVV, via the exons ATGGAAGCCAATGGTGAAGCAAAATTAGGTGGCTTATTGGATGCAATCCAGCCTCCTCGTCTTGAAGATGCAGGTCTTGAGGACTGTGCGCTTGCACCGGACTCCATACAAGAAGCCTTCCTGAAGGCTTCAAACTTAG CCAAACAGCCAACCAATACCATGGAGCCCAGGGGCGTACTAATGACGTATCCAATGTCTTCATACCTCCAGCAACAACTCGATAACCGCTTCAATGTCTTCTATTTATGGAACATTACCAACCGAGTCGAGTTCTTTAACGAGAATTCGGGTTCAATTCGGGCCGTTGTTGGAGACACGAACGTAGGTGCCAACCGGGAACTAATCGACTCGTTACCGGCTCTTGAGATCGTATCGACTTTCAGTGTGGGGTTAGACAAGATTGATTTGGAGTATTGTAAGAAGAAAGGCATTAAGGTTACGAATACACCTGATGTGTTGACTGATGATGTGGCTGATTTAGCAATCGGATTGATATTAGCTACTTCCAGACGGATTTGCGAGTGTGATCGTTATGTTAAGGCCGGATTATGGAAGAAAGGTGATTTCAGATTGACTACTAAG TTCAGTGGTAAGAAAGTTGGAATCATAGGTTTAGGAAGAATCGGTACAGCAATTGCTAAAAGAGCCGAGGCATTCAACTGTACTGTTAGTTACTATTCAAGATCACAAAAACCGGAATCAAAATACAACTACTTTCCCAGTGTCGTTGAATTAGCTTCAAATAGTGACATTCTGGTTGTGGCATGTGCACTAACAGAAGAAACACGTCACATTGTGAATCGTGAAGTTATCAACGCACTAGGTCCGGATGGACTACTTATTAACATTGGCAGGGGCCCACACGTAGATGAACGTGAATTGGTGTATGCTCTTGTTGAAGGTCGGTTAGGTGGTGCGGGTCTTGATGTGTTTGAGAATGAACCGAATGTGCCTGAGGAGCTTTTTGGTCTTGATAATGTGGTCCTTGTGGCTCATGTTGGGAGTGCTACTGTGGAGACCGGAAAAGCAATGGCTGATCTTGTTGTTCGCAACTTAGAGGCTCATTTTTCGAATAAGCCACTGTTAACTCCAGTGGTTTAG
- the LOC139872084 gene encoding hydroxyphenylpyruvate reductase-like isoform X2 — MEPRGVLMTYPMSSYLQQQLDNRFNVFYLWNITNRVEFFNENSGSIRAVVGDTNVGANRELIDSLPALEIVSTFSVGLDKIDLEYCKKKGIKVTNTPDVLTDDVADLAIGLILATSRRICECDRYVKAGLWKKGDFRLTTKFSGKKVGIIGLGRIGTAIAKRAEAFNCTVSYYSRSQKPESKYNYFPSVVELASNSDILVVACALTEETRHIVNREVINALGPDGLLINIGRGPHVDERELVYALVEGRLGGAGLDVFENEPNVPEELFGLDNVVLVAHVGSATVETGKAMADLVVRNLEAHFSNKPLLTPVV; from the exons ATGGAGCCCAGGGGCGTACTAATGACGTATCCAATGTCTTCATACCTCCAGCAACAACTCGATAACCGCTTCAATGTCTTCTATTTATGGAACATTACCAACCGAGTCGAGTTCTTTAACGAGAATTCGGGTTCAATTCGGGCCGTTGTTGGAGACACGAACGTAGGTGCCAACCGGGAACTAATCGACTCGTTACCGGCTCTTGAGATCGTATCGACTTTCAGTGTGGGGTTAGACAAGATTGATTTGGAGTATTGTAAGAAGAAAGGCATTAAGGTTACGAATACACCTGATGTGTTGACTGATGATGTGGCTGATTTAGCAATCGGATTGATATTAGCTACTTCCAGACGGATTTGCGAGTGTGATCGTTATGTTAAGGCCGGATTATGGAAGAAAGGTGATTTCAGATTGACTACTAAG TTCAGTGGTAAGAAAGTTGGAATCATAGGTTTAGGAAGAATCGGTACAGCAATTGCTAAAAGAGCCGAGGCATTCAACTGTACTGTTAGTTACTATTCAAGATCACAAAAACCGGAATCAAAATACAACTACTTTCCCAGTGTCGTTGAATTAGCTTCAAATAGTGACATTCTGGTTGTGGCATGTGCACTAACAGAAGAAACACGTCACATTGTGAATCGTGAAGTTATCAACGCACTAGGTCCGGATGGACTACTTATTAACATTGGCAGGGGCCCACACGTAGATGAACGTGAATTGGTGTATGCTCTTGTTGAAGGTCGGTTAGGTGGTGCGGGTCTTGATGTGTTTGAGAATGAACCGAATGTGCCTGAGGAGCTTTTTGGTCTTGATAATGTGGTCCTTGTGGCTCATGTTGGGAGTGCTACTGTGGAGACCGGAAAAGCAATGGCTGATCTTGTTGTTCGCAACTTAGAGGCTCATTTTTCGAATAAGCCACTGTTAACTCCAGTGGTTTAG
- the LOC139871893 gene encoding glyoxylate/hydroxypyruvate/pyruvate reductase 2KGR-like has protein sequence MEAIGVLMTYPTSTYLEQQLDKRFNLFRLWNVSQKTEFFKQNAGSIRAVVGNANIGADRELIDSLPALEIVSSYSVGLDKVDLGYCKEKGIRVTNTPDVLTEDVADLAIGLILATLRQICECDRYVRNGLWKKGDFKLTTKFSGKKVGIIGLGRIGTAIAKRAEAFNCPISYYSRSEKPGSKYKYFPSVVELASDCQILIVACPLTEETRHIINREVIDALGPKGFLINIGRGPHVDERELVSALVEGRIAGAGLDVFENEPHVPEELFGLDNVVLLPHVGSGTVETRNAMADLVIGNLEAYFNNKPLITPVV, from the exons ATGGAAGCCATCGGCGTACTGATGACGTATCCAACCTCCACTTACCTCGAACAACAGCTCGATAAGCGGTTCAATTTGTTCCGATTATGGAACGTATCTCAAAAAACCGAATTCTTCAAACAAAACGCCGGTTCAATCCGAGCCGTTGTCGGAAACGCTAATATCGGCGCGGACCGCGAATTAATCGACTCGTTACCGGCGTTGGAGATCGTATCGAGCTACAGCGTAGGGTTAGATAAGGTTGATTTAGGGTATTGTAAGGAGAAAGGAATTAGGGTTACGAATACACCTGATGTGTTGACTGAGGACGTGGCTGATTTAGCAATTGGATTGATATTAGCTACGTTGAGACAGATTTGTGAGTGTGATAGGTATGTTAGAAATGGATTGTGGAAGAAAGGTGACTTCAAGTTGACTACTAAG TTCAGCGGCAAGAAAGTTGGAATCATTGGTTTGGGCAGAATTGGCACTGCAATTGCAAAGAGAGCCGAAGCATTCAACTGTCCGATCAGTTACTATTCCAGATCAGAGAAACCAGGATCAAAATACAAGTACTTTCCTAGCGTTGTTGAATTAGCTTCTGATTGTCAGATTCTGATTGTGGCTTGTCCGTTAACAGAAGAAACCAGACACATTATTAACCGTGAAGTCATTGATGCGCTAGGTCCCAAGGGCTTTCTCATCAACATTGGCAGGGGCCCACACGTAGATGAACGTGAACTGGTGTCTGCTCTTGTTGAAGGCAGGATTGCAGGTGCAGGTCTTGATGTGTTTGAGAATGAACCACATGTGCCCGAGGAACTGTTTGGTCTTGATAATGTAGTCCTGTTGCCACATGTTGGGAGTGGTACTGTGGAAACCCGTAACGCGATGGCTGATCTTGTGATTGGAAACCTAGAGGCTTATTTTAACAACAAGCCACTTATAACTCCAGTGGTTTGA